In a single window of the Nocardioides massiliensis genome:
- a CDS encoding HNH endonuclease signature motif containing protein, translating to MDQLDEFDEAQEPADDGGQVPPAFLWEPCPDSDAEAWAARPEVVPPHIEDELTFAARSELGSLRAVEVLAVIEQRRAVMRRWETDQVLLAAHLAATYETMPGVRAADNTDRDRPNRVALAGEGAPSVHEHAPLELAVALAMSPDAGIVLMSHGLELRYRLPRLWERLKAGEVEAWRARQVAGQTLKLDLAVATRVDELLATTKRAINKATALDLITEALLALDPDEAARLEAEKTDGRGMFVLPPVPGDSPAFTEVHARLDSPDAEALEATVEKLAGILARQLAAEGRDPEPWQHHRATALGILADPWAAAELLETAGVTPSRVTNGTARVYVHVEADDLEEWATTGTDHGARAERFGAMTLGLVEQWLRRRDIKLTPVINMAATAAVDGHDPPERMREQVILRDAHCQGPHCTRPARSCDIDHVEPYVPPDEGGPPGQTTPANLQVLCRRHHRMKTHAEERYRALVRAG from the coding sequence ATGGACCAGCTGGACGAGTTCGACGAGGCGCAGGAGCCGGCCGATGACGGCGGCCAGGTGCCCCCTGCGTTCTTGTGGGAGCCCTGTCCGGACTCAGACGCCGAAGCGTGGGCCGCGCGCCCCGAGGTCGTGCCGCCGCACATCGAGGACGAGCTGACGTTCGCGGCGCGCAGCGAGCTGGGGTCGTTGCGGGCGGTGGAGGTGTTGGCGGTGATCGAGCAGCGCCGTGCGGTGATGCGGCGCTGGGAGACCGACCAGGTGCTGCTCGCAGCCCACCTGGCTGCGACCTACGAGACGATGCCCGGGGTGCGGGCGGCCGACAACACCGACCGGGATCGGCCGAACCGGGTCGCCCTGGCGGGCGAGGGTGCGCCGTCGGTGCACGAGCACGCCCCGTTGGAGCTGGCGGTGGCGTTGGCGATGAGCCCGGACGCCGGAATCGTGTTGATGTCCCATGGCCTGGAGCTGCGTTACCGCCTTCCCCGGTTGTGGGAACGCCTGAAGGCCGGTGAGGTCGAGGCATGGCGTGCACGCCAGGTGGCTGGGCAGACGTTGAAGCTCGACCTGGCCGTGGCGACCCGGGTCGATGAGTTGTTGGCGACCACGAAGCGGGCGATCAACAAGGCCACCGCGCTCGACCTGATCACCGAGGCCCTCCTCGCGCTCGACCCCGACGAGGCTGCGCGGTTGGAGGCGGAGAAGACCGACGGCCGTGGGATGTTCGTGCTGCCACCAGTGCCGGGGGACTCCCCGGCGTTCACCGAGGTCCACGCCCGCCTCGACTCCCCGGACGCGGAGGCACTGGAAGCGACAGTCGAGAAGCTCGCCGGGATCCTTGCCCGCCAGCTCGCCGCCGAGGGCCGTGATCCGGAGCCGTGGCAGCACCACCGCGCGACCGCGCTCGGGATCCTGGCTGACCCCTGGGCGGCAGCCGAGCTGTTGGAAACCGCTGGGGTGACGCCCAGCCGGGTCACGAACGGGACGGCGCGCGTGTATGTCCATGTCGAGGCCGATGACCTGGAGGAATGGGCAACGACCGGCACTGATCACGGTGCACGAGCTGAGCGTTTCGGCGCGATGACCCTCGGGCTGGTCGAGCAGTGGCTCCGCCGGCGCGACATCAAGCTCACCCCGGTCATCAACATGGCAGCTACCGCCGCGGTCGACGGCCATGACCCACCCGAGCGGATGCGGGAGCAGGTGATCCTGCGTGACGCCCACTGCCAAGGTCCCCACTGCACGAGACCGGCCCGGTCCTGCGACATCGATCATGTCGAGCCCTACGTCCCACCCGACGAGGGCGGACCACCCGGCCAGACCACCCCGGCCAACCTGCAAGTCCTGTGCCGACGACACCACCGGATGAAGACCCACGCTGAGGAGCGGTACCGCGCGCTCGTCCGCGCCGGCTAG
- a CDS encoding ABC transporter permease: MSIQWETDTGVPRIPVGGWIDSGFDWVEANLKPVFTAIRDAVDWAVNGLTDVLNAPPALVIVAVLAVLAWAIRDWKLAVGSVAGLAFIIAVAQWENAMATLALVLVATVVCLAIGIPLGVLAARSDRVSRVVRPVMDLMQTMPAFAWLIPVVALFRIGVPGALVATVIFALPPAVRLTELGIRQVDAEVVEAGRAFGGTPRQILRGIQLPLATPTIMAGVNQVIMLALSMAVIAGLVGGGGLGTAVVTSISRLNLGLGFEAGLSVVVLAIYLDRITAAVGARRPGGGRLRRLRERRAIKTDQAAADAEEARPATAA; the protein is encoded by the coding sequence ATGAGCATCCAGTGGGAGACCGACACCGGCGTGCCGCGCATCCCGGTCGGGGGCTGGATCGACTCCGGCTTCGACTGGGTGGAGGCGAATCTCAAGCCGGTCTTCACCGCGATCCGCGATGCCGTCGACTGGGCGGTCAACGGCCTGACCGATGTGCTCAACGCCCCGCCGGCGTTGGTCATCGTGGCGGTGCTGGCCGTGTTGGCCTGGGCCATCCGCGACTGGAAGCTGGCGGTCGGGTCCGTGGCCGGGTTGGCGTTCATCATCGCGGTCGCGCAGTGGGAGAACGCGATGGCCACGTTGGCGTTGGTCCTGGTCGCGACGGTCGTGTGCCTGGCGATCGGCATCCCGCTCGGTGTGCTGGCAGCGAGGTCCGACCGGGTCAGCAGGGTGGTCCGGCCGGTGATGGACCTGATGCAGACCATGCCGGCGTTCGCCTGGCTGATCCCGGTGGTCGCGCTGTTCCGGATCGGCGTGCCCGGCGCGTTGGTGGCGACCGTGATCTTCGCGCTGCCGCCCGCCGTACGCCTCACCGAGCTCGGCATCCGCCAGGTCGACGCCGAAGTGGTGGAGGCGGGGCGTGCCTTCGGCGGTACGCCGCGCCAGATCCTGCGCGGCATCCAGCTGCCGTTGGCGACGCCCACGATCATGGCCGGCGTCAACCAGGTGATCATGCTCGCGCTGTCGATGGCGGTCATTGCCGGGCTCGTGGGCGGCGGCGGCCTCGGCACCGCGGTGGTCACCTCGATCTCCCGGCTCAACCTCGGCCTCGGTTTCGAAGCCGGGCTGTCGGTGGTCGTCCTCGCGATCTACCTCGACCGCATCACCGCAGCGGTCGGCGCGCGCCGACCGGGCGGCGGGCGGTTGCGACGCCTCCGCGAGCGACGGGCCATCAAGACGGACCAGGCGGCGGCAGACGCCGAGGAGGCACGCCCCGCCACGGCGGCCTGA
- a CDS encoding glycine betaine ABC transporter substrate-binding protein has protein sequence MKRTKKLRRVGFIAGLLTTAMVLAGCGSDDGDNGDTAGDNGDNAAGGTITMGYLPSWTDGLATAYLMKNILEDEGYTVEMTELTEAAPLYQGLADGDVDIYPSAWSEATHVDYMDEHGDNIEDLATYYGGAVLTFAVPEYMDDVNSIADLQGQADRFDGRIVGIEPGAGLTRVTKESVMPTYGLDEDYQLQESSTTAMLAELQTAIDNEEDIVVTLWRPFWANASFPVKDLEDPEGALGDPEGLHVLARDGFSDDFADVAEMLGNFEMTDEQFGTLEDLVVNEFGEGQEEEAVAQWLEDNPDFVDSLKG, from the coding sequence GTGAAGCGCACGAAGAAGTTGAGAAGAGTCGGATTCATCGCTGGGCTCCTGACCACCGCCATGGTGCTTGCCGGGTGCGGGTCGGACGACGGCGACAACGGTGACACCGCGGGCGACAACGGAGACAACGCTGCAGGTGGCACCATCACGATGGGGTACCTGCCGTCCTGGACCGATGGTCTGGCCACGGCGTACCTGATGAAGAACATCCTCGAGGACGAGGGCTACACGGTCGAGATGACCGAGCTCACCGAGGCGGCCCCGCTCTACCAAGGGCTGGCCGACGGTGACGTCGACATCTACCCCTCGGCGTGGTCCGAGGCGACGCACGTCGACTACATGGACGAGCACGGCGACAACATCGAGGACCTCGCCACCTACTACGGCGGCGCTGTGCTGACCTTCGCGGTGCCGGAGTACATGGACGACGTCAACTCGATCGCCGACCTCCAGGGGCAGGCCGACCGGTTCGACGGCCGGATCGTCGGCATCGAGCCCGGTGCGGGTCTGACGCGCGTGACCAAGGAGAGCGTCATGCCGACCTACGGTCTCGACGAGGACTACCAGCTGCAGGAGTCCTCGACCACGGCGATGCTCGCGGAGCTGCAGACCGCCATCGACAACGAGGAGGACATCGTCGTCACCCTCTGGCGTCCCTTCTGGGCCAACGCGTCCTTCCCGGTGAAGGACCTCGAGGACCCCGAGGGTGCGCTGGGCGACCCCGAGGGCCTGCACGTGCTCGCGCGTGACGGGTTCTCCGACGACTTCGCCGACGTGGCGGAGATGCTGGGCAACTTCGAGATGACCGATGAGCAGTTCGGCACGCTCGAGGACCTCGTCGTCAACGAGTTCGGCGAGGGCCAGGAGGAAGAGGCCGTCGCACAGTGGCTCGAGGACAACCCGGACTTCGTCGACAGCCTGAAGGGCTGA
- a CDS encoding toxin-antitoxin system HicB family antitoxin, which yields MVVRMDITPYVDRLREQLLATAASASPEVAAAAERLTIALDPAVRLTMMEALAEASAEITRELPSGSVDVRLSGRSLDFIVELPATPTPPTAPTPPPPPTPPAPEDLDDGDVVRITLRLPENLKNRAEEQATKAGQSLNTWLVTTVRDAVAGRGEGAVRVDIDLSSLPFGSRGSRRMSGWA from the coding sequence ATGGTGGTGCGCATGGACATCACGCCGTACGTCGATCGCCTCCGGGAGCAGCTCCTGGCCACCGCAGCCAGCGCCTCGCCTGAGGTAGCAGCAGCGGCTGAGCGCCTGACGATCGCGCTCGACCCCGCGGTGCGGTTGACGATGATGGAAGCGCTGGCCGAGGCGAGCGCCGAGATCACCCGAGAGCTCCCCTCGGGCAGCGTCGACGTCCGCCTGAGCGGCCGGTCGCTGGACTTCATCGTCGAGCTGCCGGCTACACCCACGCCCCCGACCGCGCCCACCCCGCCGCCTCCCCCGACGCCGCCCGCGCCGGAGGACCTCGATGACGGCGACGTCGTCCGCATCACCCTGCGCCTACCGGAGAACCTCAAGAACCGAGCGGAGGAGCAGGCGACCAAGGCCGGCCAGTCACTCAACACCTGGCTCGTCACCACCGTGCGCGACGCCGTCGCGGGGCGGGGCGAGGGCGCCGTACGCGTCGACATCGACCTGAGCTCGCTCCCGTTCGGCAGCCGCGGCTCGCGCCGCATGTCTGGCTGGGCCTGA
- a CDS encoding LLM class F420-dependent oxidoreductase — protein MTTGRTELRVFTEPQQGATYDDLLAVARKAEELGYGAFFRSDHYLGMGTDGLPGPTDAWLTLAGIARETSTIRLGTLMTSATFRFPGPLAISVAQVDQMSGGRVELGLGAGWFEAEHTAYGIPFPSTGERFDRFEEQLAVVTGLWRTPTGEKFSHDGAFYPVSDSLALPKPTQDPHPPILIGGLGKRRTPALAARYADEFNLPFVSIEKTTEQFARVRAACEAIDRDPSTMTWSNALVVCVGKDEAEIERRAAAIGREPAELRENGVAGTPAEAVEKIQAYAAAGAERVYLQFLDLSDLEHLELVAAEVMPHV, from the coding sequence ATGACTACTGGACGGACTGAGCTGCGTGTCTTCACCGAGCCCCAGCAGGGCGCGACGTACGACGACCTCCTCGCGGTCGCCCGCAAGGCCGAGGAGCTCGGGTACGGCGCGTTCTTCCGCTCCGACCACTACCTCGGCATGGGCACCGACGGGCTGCCCGGCCCCACGGACGCCTGGCTGACGCTCGCCGGCATCGCGCGAGAGACCTCGACGATCCGGCTCGGCACGCTGATGACCTCGGCGACCTTCCGCTTCCCTGGCCCGCTGGCGATCTCGGTCGCGCAGGTCGACCAGATGAGTGGCGGCCGGGTCGAGCTCGGTCTCGGTGCCGGGTGGTTCGAGGCCGAGCACACCGCGTACGGCATCCCGTTCCCCAGCACCGGTGAGCGCTTCGATCGGTTCGAGGAGCAGCTCGCAGTCGTCACCGGCCTGTGGCGCACGCCGACGGGCGAGAAGTTCTCCCACGACGGGGCCTTCTACCCGGTCAGCGACTCGCTGGCTCTGCCCAAGCCGACCCAGGACCCGCACCCGCCGATCCTCATCGGTGGTCTCGGCAAGCGGCGCACGCCCGCGCTGGCGGCGCGCTACGCCGACGAGTTCAACCTGCCGTTCGTCTCGATCGAGAAGACGACGGAGCAGTTCGCGCGGGTGCGCGCGGCCTGCGAGGCGATCGACCGCGACCCGTCGACGATGACCTGGTCCAACGCGCTCGTGGTCTGCGTCGGCAAGGACGAGGCGGAGATCGAGCGCCGTGCGGCCGCCATCGGCCGCGAGCCCGCCGAGCTGCGGGAGAACGGCGTCGCCGGCACCCCCGCCGAGGCGGTCGAGAAGATCCAGGCGTACGCCGCCGCCGGTGCCGAGCGGGTCTACCTGCAGTTCCTCGACCTGTCGGACCTCGAGCACCTCGAGCTGGTCGCGGCGGAGGTCATGCCGCACGTGTGA
- a CDS encoding VOC family protein: protein MSAPTFRLANTVLGTPDPRGLAAFYVELLGWRYRDDDDDPDWVVIKPQPGEGEVGLSFQREDEHLEPRWPAGPGDQQMQLHLDIGVDDLDAAVARAERLGARQAEHQPQELVRVMLDAAGHPFCLFAPGG from the coding sequence ATGAGTGCACCGACCTTCCGCCTGGCCAACACCGTCCTCGGCACTCCGGACCCGCGCGGGCTCGCCGCGTTCTACGTGGAGCTCCTGGGTTGGCGCTACCGCGACGATGACGACGACCCCGACTGGGTCGTGATCAAGCCGCAGCCGGGCGAGGGTGAGGTCGGGCTCTCCTTCCAGCGCGAGGACGAGCACCTCGAGCCGCGCTGGCCCGCGGGCCCGGGCGATCAGCAGATGCAGCTGCATCTCGACATCGGGGTCGACGACCTCGACGCCGCCGTCGCGCGAGCCGAACGGTTGGGCGCCCGGCAGGCCGAGCACCAGCCGCAGGAGCTCGTGCGCGTCATGCTCGATGCGGCCGGGCATCCGTTCTGCCTCTTCGCGCCGGGTGGGTGA
- a CDS encoding SGNH/GDSL hydrolase family protein, with translation MVFQRYVALGDSFTEGVGDHDPTRPNGLRGWADRVAEVLAARADGAGQDFGYANLAIRGRKLRAVIAEQVEPAIALQPDLITMYAGANDILRPKVDLDELLAEYDAAVRRLAATGARVVLFTAFDPGGSGLYRPIRGRFALYNELLREIADETGATIVDFWRIRDHKDWRLWDEDRMHMSALGHHRVAVEVLDVLGVPHDLEPTRLDDAPPPAPRLQQLRENAAWAREYLVPWVHRRVTGRSSGDTVSPRYPTYGRPGTGADQPV, from the coding sequence ATGGTCTTCCAGCGCTACGTGGCCCTCGGCGACTCCTTCACCGAAGGGGTGGGCGACCACGACCCGACCCGACCCAACGGCCTGCGTGGGTGGGCCGACCGGGTCGCGGAGGTGCTCGCGGCGCGCGCCGACGGGGCCGGGCAGGACTTCGGCTACGCCAACCTCGCGATCCGCGGCCGCAAGCTACGCGCGGTCATCGCCGAGCAGGTCGAGCCGGCGATCGCGCTGCAGCCCGACCTGATCACGATGTACGCCGGCGCCAACGACATCCTGCGTCCCAAAGTGGATCTCGACGAGCTGCTCGCCGAGTACGACGCCGCCGTACGCCGCCTGGCCGCCACCGGCGCGCGGGTGGTGTTGTTCACCGCCTTCGACCCGGGCGGGTCGGGGCTCTACCGCCCCATCCGCGGCAGGTTCGCGCTCTACAACGAGCTGCTGCGCGAGATCGCCGACGAGACCGGCGCGACGATCGTCGACTTCTGGCGCATCCGCGACCACAAGGACTGGCGCCTGTGGGACGAGGACCGGATGCACATGAGCGCGCTGGGCCACCACCGCGTGGCGGTGGAGGTCCTCGACGTGCTCGGCGTCCCGCACGACCTCGAGCCCACCCGCCTCGACGACGCGCCCCCGCCGGCACCCCGGCTCCAGCAGCTGCGCGAGAACGCTGCCTGGGCGCGCGAATACCTCGTGCCCTGGGTCCACCGCCGGGTCACCGGCCGCTCCTCCGGTGACACCGTCAGCCCGCGCTACCCGACGTACGGGCGACCCGGCACAGGAGCCGACCAGCCCGTGTAA
- a CDS encoding DUF4097 family beta strand repeat-containing protein, translating to MTEHHSFPGAHPRDLVVEIGAGDLTIRLDPDAVGTEVVLDGPTEDVEVEETDDAVRVVQRRRRIGFLSRGLDVTITAPAGSRPDVQTGSADVVVTGPAGTTSVRVGSADARVETVDGDADLVSGSGDITVAHVSGRLHARSGSGDLRIGRAAGPVTLSTGSGDASLDQADADVTAKSGSGNLVIGHAAEVRFTTASGDLHITRIDAGSVTSKSAAGDVRVGVGAGTPVWTEIDTLTGSVRNDLQSLGAPTDGQPYVQIHATTISGDVHLRHV from the coding sequence ATGACCGAGCACCACAGCTTCCCCGGCGCCCACCCTCGCGACCTCGTGGTCGAGATCGGCGCCGGTGACCTGACCATCCGACTCGACCCCGACGCGGTCGGCACCGAGGTCGTCCTGGACGGACCGACCGAGGACGTCGAGGTCGAGGAGACCGACGACGCCGTCCGCGTGGTCCAACGACGCCGGCGGATCGGGTTCCTGAGCCGCGGCCTCGACGTGACAATCACGGCTCCCGCCGGCAGCCGCCCGGACGTGCAGACCGGGTCGGCCGACGTCGTCGTCACCGGCCCGGCGGGCACCACGAGCGTCCGCGTCGGATCTGCCGACGCCCGCGTCGAGACGGTCGACGGCGACGCCGATCTGGTGAGCGGCTCCGGCGACATCACGGTAGCCCACGTGTCGGGTCGGTTGCACGCCCGCAGCGGGTCCGGCGATCTCCGGATCGGTCGCGCGGCCGGGCCCGTCACGTTGTCGACCGGCTCCGGGGACGCCTCCCTGGACCAGGCGGATGCGGACGTCACCGCGAAGTCCGGTTCGGGCAACCTCGTCATCGGCCACGCCGCCGAGGTCCGGTTCACCACTGCCAGCGGCGACCTCCACATCACCCGGATCGACGCCGGCAGCGTGACGAGCAAGTCGGCCGCCGGCGACGTCCGCGTCGGCGTCGGTGCCGGCACCCCGGTCTGGACCGAGATCGACACGCTGACCGGATCGGTCCGCAATGACCTGCAGAGTCTGGGTGCACCCACCGACGGCCAGCCCTACGTGCAGATCCACGCGACCACCATCTCCGGCGACGTTCACCTCCGCCACGTCTGA
- a CDS encoding quaternary amine ABC transporter ATP-binding protein encodes MPVIEADAVYKIFGKRPERAVERLRAGQTTRDELREEGTTAAVIDASFHVEQGEIFVVMGLSGSGKSTLLRMVNGLQPPTAGTVRLGDQDVSKLEGRALRKVRRERVSMVFQHFALLPHRTVGENAAYGLKLRGMNRSDRTRRAEEALGMVGLEGWGGSMPDELSGGMRQRVGLARALAAGTDIMLMDEAFSALDPLIRREMQDQLVELQHQLGKTILFITHDLNEAMRLGDRIAMMRDGRIVQTGTAEQILTDPANDYVAQFVADVDRTRVLTASSVMEAPVAVLGKDQGPRAAHKLMREHQVSALLVLDRSRVVQGIVVEDDLRTAMDAGHTDLRAILRPAPTVSGDIAVADLFNASAELGVLAVVDDAQRLRGVIPRVTLLSALGAVAGSEGEDVVEEVGGHTEEAVLR; translated from the coding sequence GTGCCTGTCATCGAGGCCGATGCGGTCTACAAGATATTCGGGAAGCGCCCTGAGCGTGCGGTGGAGCGACTGCGCGCGGGCCAGACGACTCGCGACGAGCTGCGCGAGGAGGGGACGACCGCGGCGGTCATCGACGCGTCGTTCCACGTCGAGCAGGGCGAGATCTTCGTGGTCATGGGCCTGTCGGGATCCGGCAAGTCCACGTTGCTGCGGATGGTCAACGGCCTCCAGCCGCCGACGGCCGGCACCGTCCGCCTCGGCGACCAGGACGTCAGCAAGCTCGAGGGGCGCGCGCTGCGCAAGGTCCGCCGCGAGCGGGTCAGCATGGTCTTCCAGCACTTCGCGCTCCTGCCCCACCGCACCGTCGGTGAGAATGCGGCGTACGGCCTGAAGCTGCGTGGCATGAACCGCTCTGACCGCACCCGGCGGGCCGAGGAGGCCCTGGGCATGGTCGGCCTGGAGGGTTGGGGCGGCTCCATGCCCGACGAGCTCTCCGGCGGCATGCGGCAACGCGTCGGCCTCGCCCGCGCGCTCGCGGCCGGCACCGACATCATGTTGATGGACGAGGCGTTCAGCGCGCTGGACCCGCTGATCCGGCGCGAGATGCAGGACCAGCTCGTCGAGCTCCAGCACCAGCTGGGCAAGACCATCTTGTTCATCACCCACGACCTCAACGAGGCGATGCGCCTGGGCGACCGGATCGCGATGATGCGCGACGGCCGGATCGTGCAGACCGGTACGGCGGAGCAGATCCTCACCGACCCCGCCAACGACTACGTCGCCCAGTTCGTCGCCGACGTCGACCGTACGCGCGTGCTCACCGCCTCGTCGGTCATGGAGGCGCCGGTGGCGGTGCTCGGCAAGGACCAGGGTCCTCGCGCCGCGCACAAGCTGATGCGCGAGCACCAGGTCTCTGCGCTGTTGGTCCTCGACCGCAGCCGCGTCGTGCAGGGCATCGTGGTGGAGGACGATCTGCGTACGGCGATGGACGCCGGCCACACCGACCTGCGTGCCATCCTGCGGCCTGCTCCGACGGTCAGCGGTGACATCGCGGTCGCCGATCTTTTCAACGCCTCCGCCGAGCTCGGTGTGCTCGCAGTCGTCGACGACGCCCAGCGTCTGCGCGGCGTGATCCCCCGCGTCACCCTGCTCAGCGCGCTCGGCGCCGTCGCCGGCTCCGAGGGCGAGGACGTGGTCGAAGAGGTCGGCGGGCACACGGAGGAGGCGGTGCTGCGATGA
- the dcd gene encoding dCTP deaminase, with protein sequence MLLSDRDILAEIDAGRVSLDPFDAGMVQPSSIDVRLDRFFRTFENHKYPHIDPAEDQPDLTRLVEPDGDDPFILHPGEFVLGSTYETVGLPDDVAARLEGKSSLGRLGLLTHSTAGFIDPGFNGHVTLELANVANLPIKLYPGMKIGQLCFFRLSSPAQHPYGSEKYGSRYQGQRGPTPSRSAKSFHRTEI encoded by the coding sequence GTGCTCCTCTCCGACCGCGACATCCTCGCCGAGATCGACGCCGGCCGGGTCAGCCTGGACCCGTTCGATGCCGGCATGGTGCAGCCCTCGAGCATCGACGTGCGTCTCGACCGCTTCTTCCGGACCTTCGAGAACCACAAGTACCCCCACATCGACCCGGCCGAGGACCAGCCCGACCTCACGCGACTGGTCGAGCCCGACGGCGACGACCCGTTCATCCTGCACCCCGGCGAGTTCGTGCTCGGCTCGACGTACGAGACCGTCGGCCTGCCCGACGACGTGGCCGCGCGCCTGGAGGGCAAGTCGTCACTGGGCCGCCTCGGGCTGCTCACCCACTCGACGGCGGGTTTCATCGACCCCGGCTTCAACGGGCACGTGACCCTCGAGCTCGCCAACGTCGCCAACCTGCCGATCAAGCTCTACCCGGGCATGAAGATCGGCCAGCTCTGCTTCTTCCGGCTCTCCTCGCCGGCGCAGCACCCCTACGGCTCGGAGAAGTACGGCTCGCGCTACCAGGGCCAGCGCGGACCGACCCCCTCGCGCTCGGCGAAGAGCTTCCACCGCACCGAGATCTGA